Genomic segment of Salvia hispanica cultivar TCC Black 2014 chromosome 2, UniMelb_Shisp_WGS_1.0, whole genome shotgun sequence:
CCGGGTCCGCCGCCGACCTCCTCGACGCCGCCTCCCAGTACGGCAAGCTCGACTCCACCCAGGGCGTCGGCAAGTACGTCGATCAAGCCGAGGGCTACCTCCGCCAGTACGGCGCCCCCAAATCCACCCCCGCCAACCACGTGACCGAGACCGAGACCGCTAACCACGTGACCGAGACCCCCAACCACGTGACCGAGACCGCTAACCACGTGACCGAGACCGCCAACCACGTGACCGAGACCGAGATTCCTAAGCCGGAGGCTGGGGACTACGCGAAGAAGGCGGAGGAGCTGCTCGGTGAGAAGAGCGGGGCAGAGGGTTTGTTGAAGGCTGCCGGCGGTTTCTTTGGCAAATAAGgtttatagtagtattgtGAACGCGAAAGGCAACggtgtttgtttgtttggaTGTTGTGTAATTCGCACTTACCAGTTTCTGTTAAGGCTTGTAATAATGGATTAGGCTGTTGTTAATTCTGTACTGTTATGTTTGGCGTATATTTATTAAGTTTGGTGTAACTCTTGtctaattatttgaaataagaaaaatttggAGAAAATCTTATGGGGGTAACCGGATAAGTGAGACGTTCAATCGGATTTGGACATTCGTTTTGACTGCGCCCAATTTTTAATCGAggtgattaaattaattcacttctattttgttttcaattcttaaaaatactactagtattagtagtagtatcattttcCAACCATTAACGTGGGACCTTCGCCTTGCCCTTCCAAAAGGGGAAAGAACATGCTAGACCAATCACATTATTTATAACTACTTTAATGTGTATAACCACTCCTCATCATGACCAATCTATAGTAACTAAGTAtcattagtatttttattttacctatAAATATCTTACACTCCAGCCAACGGTCTATATACggataaaaggaaaattaattGGAACAATTTTTTGAAGACGAATGAGATCAAAAGTGgaagaaagtgaaaaaaaaatgttaatcatatcataaaaatgaaatcaaattaattttttggacgaataaaaattgaaaaaaattactagtactattagttATAGATGGACAAGATATTGAATAAATGAATCTGCTATTGATcaactaaaaacaagagaAACAAATGGATGCACTTTCCTAATTATTTGTAGATTGTGGTCTTCTAATTGTGGTATAACGTTGTTTGAATATGATATGTGTCAGCGAGATTGATACATTTGTTATAAATAAGTAGACATCAtagttgtttttgtttttgacatGTGTGTAGTTGGTATTGTCATTTATATATCAATGCGTCTCATTTATTGCTTTGAGCAAATTAAAAGACCTACGGCTGTGAGTCCATGTAATGGGCTAAAgctgaataaaattttatattataattcaatattgataaaaaacTGGGCCTAGAATTCAAgcccaaaaaaaaagatctAAACttcatactaataaattttaaattgggCAATCGCTATCGCTGTACGACGCCGTTCCACCTGGCTGAAGAAGGTAAGTGTTCTCACAATTTAAATAGAACACCACTCTCTCTCATCGGATCGCTTCTGCAATACATTACTCGTCGAAAATGATGAATTTCAGGCGTTATTCTCAAAATCCAGCAGCTCTCTTCAAGCTCCACGTTTTCATGCAACACCTTTTCTAGATGAAGGtgatttctttttcaattttggttcTGTTTTGGGGGCGTGGCGGTGAATGACGGAGATGTATTGCATGTTACGATTGTCGCCTATATTCGTTACTTTAG
This window contains:
- the LOC125207591 gene encoding nodulin-related protein 2-like → MNFLSGLAKGGDSKTQPGGEEKSSTTDLFADAKVVAEAARAQFSNEPEKCDKAKAAGSAADLLDAASQYGKLDSTQGVGKYVDQAEGYLRQYGAPKSTPANHVTETETANHVTETPNHVTETANHVTETANHVTETEIPKPEAGDYAKKAEELLGEKSGAEGLLKAAGGFFGK